A section of the Corynebacterium tuberculostearicum genome encodes:
- a CDS encoding non-ribosomal peptide synthetase: MPTRSSAHTPFSSGDTLASRDGGAVIGHGRSEQDRIAQQRIWNDTDQDRDRPDLISLLLQHAQETPDALAVVDDRHRLTYAQLVAHATAVARNLREHGIDAGQSVGISLPRSAEMVVGIVATLLAGGSFVPLDPSWPQARRESVTHDASLSFVLTPDNCALTEDALFDLDATRELFTPPSTDSVAYVIFTSGSTGRPKGAMIRHGAIVERLLWQRDQILFFGRDDASLFKAPLAFDISINEIFLPLVCGGRVVVAAPGVEQDPQRLARLIHREGVTFAYLVSSVLDVMLKQAEGTNLLDSLRHVWCGGEMLTQALFRRFRQQLAIPLYHGYGPAEATIGVSHVIYRDDEDRLNTSIGVANPNCRLYVLDEHLRVVPDQEIGELYVAGFLLAKGYINAPGLTASRFVADVFASDGTRMYRTGDLVRRHNDGSLEFVGRADNQVKIRGMRLELEDVESALVGHPDVEAASVIAREGRLLGYVTVTAGLVGAAIRSWCAEVLPEYMVPAIITVMDELPRTANGKVDRKALPEPDWSSLTDAPADAERDGETVALLAEAMAEALGVSAVGAETDFFDIGGDSLRAITLVSALGRRGVEVSVGDIFSARTPQQLARCAEERGTFVQDPDDEPTGEVQSLPILRWFDSITDHVDGFIQSVEFSVPEDVDAQLAGRMVADVLQAHPALRARVQRNPLRLELPEESAEEAVAIHPTTDIAALSELLDPAVGVVVAAGLVPGRLRLVVHHLVVDGVSWNIIGEDLAAAYRGEQLAPERTSLRRWTQLLQQAVDTGEFAEDANSSLPPLPSADEPLRDPQVPALADSPEKAPTVREERSVVHEASVQITDELLGAVPHAFRTGANSVLLTALSVALARWRRNKQTWTLVEMEGHGRETRFVPGPQGREADLSRTVGWFTCLYPMLIDPTRAAVQEASTEVEGSIAPLALALNAVKDQLAAIPGNGVPYQAHTWLHQSAKTPPQAQVLFNYLGRVSAGAQDFAPAGSTGQLGEQRDPDQPLVRELEFNAIAEDTGEGYVLRTTISWARGRISPERIDELVAHWDVALREVAALADHGVLSVGDVAPAPVNSADLARITAQSSAELQDVLPLTPLQHGMYFHSLFEESASSYVEQQVLRVECSEPFDRERFARAARNLIRRHPALSTRPWETDGGDVVAVIDPGIAEHLRVDFRDVTVPAELAGPGLDGWLVQRTEEIAADDLSRGISLQPPGDAAPEPLMRWTVVLPTSVDGAVCGQDIAVIQTVHHLIADGWSVPIMLRDLLEIYRDDDARIPRYDPDAGMAGSVRWVARRDAEADMSVWREEMREVRPTVLCPNPSSSLERRELLVDDPRTVGLSERARAAGVGLPDVVHAAWGLVLRTLVGCEPGADVVFATSVSGRDIPVLGVADAVGMQLNTIPVVAPGQSDPTLPVTSMLHAMVHHNNQVRDVQHVSLADIARDLGTNASELLDTLMVVEVPLSPQDVGCPGSPLQVADVRNNGAPHFPLSVVVNPSAEHPLRLIYDPQRITEVRAERIAQMLAVSVDSLLSESGAVATVGEVAEALGAVSGVDTLPSLWRRSFEHSRDRPALTSIGEDGAAEHWTYEELDDAAQRIRAVLDRKVAIHTPRVALLMERDAWQVAAILATTMSAGTYVPVDPLSPQARVELILEDCQPDAVLVSPSAEKMVSELVDCPVLVVSEQTMSGEAKPPAGRSASVARANDIAYVIYTSGSTGRPKGVAVTHANVTAMLGNARSHVEFSQEDVWSISHSFAFDFSVWEMWAALSSGGRAVVMPYALMRSPEDAAEVLRAEAITVLSQTPTAFAALEPHLGQDSAVRTVIFGGEALEARAEAAYCSAHPNVRFINMYGITETTVHVTAHECSENAGEARSPIGRPMDGLRTYVLDAQLQPVQPGETGMMYVAGPQVTAGYWGLASTTASRFVADPFVGGGARMYCSNDMAKVLNNGHLDYVGRADRQVQLRGYRVELGEIESALEKVSGVREATVVVVDLPEGQVPGALLITDSRADAKAITSRAAAAARDALPAYMVPQLFAVSTQVPQTINGKRDERAILDLLGEIPAAQQASGTSDLVEAISQAIADALRLDRAEVEPDSDFFRLGGDSILAIRVTHALARADLNVTPRDFFLGRTPRKIAERVTPQATQQKIQETRQSQEEALPKDGHQEISGAFPIPAMLRRQMERGMSDRFVQARRLDLGPVAVEDLEQALQQVAQAHPMLRTRVDTSSAFAHFVGAEGDGPMVVRALDVDALIDHIDIAAGRSVVLGCVDGYVKAVAHHAVIDSASWMILEDDLRDALAGRRILSGQASYKDLCLQELHDAHTAAAQDALHWSELATLPRPVEDSNQWSTDHVSTLEVNIDGQTAQVLQSVAPDVMGVDVQDLVAGLVTVAVARTMGTDARSWAVDVEGHGRPADHSYGRTLGWFTTIAPVEIPLADPADAARAAAEMRALHEDGTAPDRRTYQALRYTHPQGQRTLAHGAQILVNYLGRGETGAVLHAPGDAACQWTDYLVEADVWSSERAVSMELSVVNAVISAERLRSAIGEVARELQEHVSREQSSGRRAPLSVLQRGIWFQSQVAAPGAYVAQTALTFDRRLDAEAVVEAFRDTVTVHPAMGAEFHTDASGQPVQNLPWSGQGIDLPVETTEGDLEAIMHADRSAGIDLASVPLAKATIVTGRSDGQPGDTLLLTYHLVLVDGWSRAVMLQTFLERLTLRSGQARTQGAGELVPRGCSIADALLESVDTRKEQADSDYWVHRLETLSQPTLVAPQAADISSEHAGSELPRQVFAEVSEQLTGALQEKIRAQAVTLTSVVNAAVAVALGAVTGDSDVVFGQSVSGRDALSDPAMSDVVGVLLNTVPVRVTARPGQSIEELVQDVYRQRIEDMDHDSADLGAIQRQLGVGTLFDSMVVVQNFLDPQAAAELRERHGVVEERAEDSTHFPLTWVFTPGPKLGIKLEFRHDVVDESLAHSVLKAATEVLTAFVDTPEVPLAQLAQLAPARAEDSSPQSTTEQMASWQKAEGIDRTIADELKDTAQRFPDRIALADDAQQWTFGELIARCSDIAEKIKNCGVTSGDTVAIAVERSAHSVVALLGALWAGVRYAPLDLTHPDGRLRVLVEDSQPAAALVDSSSRERMERIGALPCVDVTTADSHATTHTPAAVPGDDAYLMYTSGSTGKPKGVVIKHRGLHNMLDNHRRKIFAPAAADGRTLRIAHAISFAFDMSWEELFWLVEGHEVRIFSEDLRRDAAAMVEAIRAHQVDVINVTPTVAEQLLAEGMLESGAHRPRLVLLGGEAVSHGVWETLRKADDVRGYNLYGPTEYTINALGAGTDESATPVIGMPVDRTAAFVLDPWLRPVPTGAPGELYLAGSGLAQEYHGLAARTASSMVACPWGAPGERMYRTGDIVRVRADGMFEYLGRSDDQVKIRGHRVDPGDVSAAVSRGVDPRILHCVTVPVRISDATLLACHLVAPQLRDADQGERQSFLTGVRNALREELPSYMIPDRWSIVDELPVTSNGKTDLAALGEGERITEKGREPANETEEITAELFAESLDIEPEDVPVDADYFDMGGHSMAVIKLCALLRGELGVEVGVREFYGLRTVERVAEFVEARS; this comes from the coding sequence GTGCCCACCCGATCGTCTGCTCACACTCCGTTTTCCTCTGGCGATACGCTTGCTTCTCGAGATGGCGGCGCCGTCATCGGTCATGGCCGCAGTGAACAGGATCGGATCGCCCAGCAGCGCATATGGAATGACACGGATCAGGATCGCGATCGCCCGGACCTGATTAGCCTGCTCCTGCAGCATGCGCAGGAGACCCCGGATGCGCTCGCAGTGGTGGATGACCGGCACAGACTGACCTATGCGCAGCTCGTCGCCCATGCAACTGCTGTAGCGCGAAATTTGCGGGAACACGGTATTGACGCTGGTCAGAGTGTGGGAATCTCCCTGCCGCGCAGCGCGGAGATGGTGGTGGGTATCGTCGCCACGTTGCTCGCCGGTGGCAGTTTTGTCCCGCTAGACCCCTCGTGGCCGCAGGCGCGCCGGGAATCCGTCACCCACGATGCCAGCCTGAGCTTCGTACTCACGCCGGACAACTGCGCGCTCACCGAAGACGCGCTATTCGACCTCGATGCCACCCGCGAGCTGTTCACCCCGCCGTCCACGGACAGCGTTGCGTACGTCATCTTTACCTCTGGCAGCACCGGCCGCCCAAAGGGCGCAATGATCCGCCACGGTGCGATCGTGGAGCGCTTGCTCTGGCAGCGCGATCAGATCCTGTTCTTCGGCCGCGATGATGCCTCCCTGTTCAAGGCACCGCTGGCCTTTGATATCTCCATCAATGAGATCTTCCTGCCGCTGGTTTGCGGGGGCCGCGTGGTGGTGGCCGCGCCGGGCGTGGAGCAAGACCCCCAACGCTTGGCCCGCCTCATCCATCGCGAGGGCGTGACGTTTGCGTATCTGGTTTCGAGTGTTCTCGACGTCATGCTCAAACAGGCCGAAGGCACGAATCTATTAGACAGCTTGCGGCATGTCTGGTGTGGCGGAGAGATGCTCACCCAGGCGCTGTTCCGTCGCTTTCGCCAGCAGCTGGCCATCCCGCTGTACCACGGGTACGGGCCAGCGGAAGCTACCATCGGTGTCTCCCACGTCATCTACCGTGACGACGAGGATCGCCTCAACACGAGCATCGGTGTGGCCAATCCCAACTGTCGGCTCTATGTGCTCGATGAGCACCTGCGGGTGGTTCCAGACCAAGAAATTGGTGAACTCTATGTGGCCGGATTCCTGCTGGCCAAGGGGTATATCAATGCCCCAGGACTCACGGCCAGCCGCTTTGTTGCGGATGTGTTTGCGTCGGACGGAACCCGGATGTACCGCACGGGAGACCTGGTGCGCCGGCACAACGACGGCTCGCTGGAATTCGTGGGGCGGGCCGATAATCAGGTGAAAATCCGTGGCATGCGTCTGGAGTTGGAGGACGTGGAATCTGCGCTGGTGGGACACCCAGATGTGGAGGCGGCGAGCGTGATTGCTCGGGAGGGGCGACTGCTGGGCTACGTGACGGTGACTGCGGGCCTCGTGGGTGCTGCGATCCGTAGTTGGTGTGCCGAGGTACTGCCCGAATACATGGTGCCCGCGATTATCACCGTCATGGATGAGTTGCCGCGGACGGCCAACGGAAAAGTGGATCGGAAGGCACTGCCGGAACCTGATTGGAGCTCGCTCACTGATGCCCCGGCCGATGCTGAACGTGACGGGGAAACCGTTGCTCTGCTCGCGGAGGCAATGGCTGAAGCATTGGGGGTTAGCGCGGTGGGTGCGGAGACGGACTTCTTCGATATCGGTGGCGATAGCCTGCGGGCCATCACCCTGGTCTCGGCTCTGGGACGGCGCGGGGTGGAGGTGAGTGTGGGAGATATTTTCTCTGCGCGCACTCCACAGCAACTGGCTCGGTGCGCCGAAGAGCGCGGAACCTTCGTGCAGGATCCAGACGATGAACCAACCGGTGAGGTGCAGTCGCTGCCGATTCTGCGCTGGTTCGATTCCATTACTGATCACGTGGACGGCTTCATTCAGTCCGTGGAGTTTTCAGTTCCAGAAGATGTGGATGCGCAGCTGGCCGGGCGAATGGTGGCTGACGTGCTGCAGGCGCACCCTGCACTGCGGGCCCGTGTGCAGCGGAATCCCTTGCGGCTGGAACTCCCGGAGGAATCTGCCGAAGAAGCGGTGGCGATCCACCCCACCACGGACATCGCTGCGCTTTCTGAACTGCTGGATCCGGCAGTCGGAGTGGTGGTAGCGGCTGGGCTGGTGCCCGGAAGATTGCGCCTTGTGGTGCATCACCTGGTGGTCGATGGCGTGTCATGGAACATTATCGGCGAGGACCTCGCCGCGGCGTATCGCGGGGAACAGCTCGCGCCGGAGCGGACGTCCCTGCGCCGATGGACGCAGCTGCTGCAACAGGCCGTTGATACTGGCGAATTCGCGGAGGATGCCAATAGTTCCCTGCCCCCATTGCCGAGTGCAGATGAACCTCTGCGGGACCCGCAGGTGCCAGCGCTTGCTGATAGTCCCGAGAAAGCGCCCACAGTCCGTGAGGAGCGCAGCGTGGTACATGAGGCATCAGTGCAGATCACGGACGAATTACTGGGTGCGGTGCCCCACGCTTTCCGCACGGGGGCGAATTCCGTATTGCTTACGGCATTGAGCGTGGCGTTGGCGCGTTGGCGTCGAAACAAACAAACATGGACCCTGGTGGAGATGGAGGGGCACGGCCGCGAAACCCGATTCGTACCCGGGCCACAGGGCAGGGAAGCAGACCTTTCACGCACGGTGGGCTGGTTCACCTGCCTATATCCCATGCTGATCGACCCCACCCGGGCGGCAGTGCAGGAGGCCTCCACAGAGGTCGAGGGCAGCATCGCCCCGCTAGCGCTGGCACTCAACGCAGTGAAAGACCAGCTCGCGGCCATCCCCGGCAACGGCGTTCCTTACCAGGCCCACACCTGGTTGCATCAGTCCGCGAAGACCCCTCCGCAGGCACAGGTGCTGTTCAACTACTTGGGGCGCGTATCCGCAGGAGCACAAGATTTCGCTCCCGCGGGTTCCACCGGCCAACTCGGCGAGCAACGCGACCCGGACCAGCCGTTGGTCCGCGAGCTGGAGTTCAACGCGATCGCCGAAGACACCGGCGAGGGATACGTCCTGCGCACCACGATCTCCTGGGCGCGCGGCAGGATCTCCCCCGAACGGATCGACGAATTGGTCGCGCACTGGGATGTGGCATTGCGCGAGGTGGCAGCGCTTGCCGATCACGGCGTGTTGTCCGTGGGCGACGTTGCCCCCGCACCCGTGAACTCTGCGGACCTGGCACGAATCACTGCGCAGAGCTCCGCGGAGCTGCAGGACGTGCTGCCGCTGACCCCGCTGCAGCACGGCATGTACTTCCACTCGCTATTCGAGGAATCGGCCAGCTCGTATGTGGAGCAACAGGTCTTGCGGGTGGAATGCAGCGAACCGTTTGACCGGGAGCGATTCGCCCGCGCTGCGCGTAATTTGATCCGACGCCACCCCGCACTGAGCACCCGCCCTTGGGAAACTGACGGTGGCGATGTGGTTGCCGTGATTGATCCGGGGATTGCCGAGCATTTGCGGGTGGACTTTCGGGACGTGACGGTGCCTGCCGAGTTGGCTGGGCCTGGATTAGACGGGTGGCTCGTGCAGCGTACGGAAGAGATTGCCGCTGATGACCTCTCGCGGGGAATCTCCTTGCAGCCGCCCGGTGATGCCGCGCCCGAGCCGCTCATGCGATGGACCGTTGTGCTCCCGACCAGTGTCGATGGTGCGGTGTGTGGCCAGGACATCGCCGTGATCCAGACGGTGCATCACCTGATCGCCGACGGATGGTCCGTGCCCATCATGCTGCGGGATCTCCTGGAGATCTACCGGGATGACGATGCCCGAATCCCGCGCTACGACCCGGACGCCGGAATGGCCGGCAGCGTGCGATGGGTGGCGCGCAGAGACGCGGAAGCCGATATGTCCGTCTGGCGCGAGGAAATGCGCGAGGTACGCCCCACGGTGCTGTGCCCTAATCCTTCGAGTTCGCTCGAGCGCCGGGAGTTGCTGGTAGACGATCCGCGGACTGTTGGCTTGTCTGAGCGTGCTCGGGCAGCGGGTGTGGGCCTGCCGGATGTGGTGCACGCGGCGTGGGGGCTGGTCCTTCGCACCTTGGTGGGCTGCGAACCTGGGGCTGACGTGGTGTTTGCCACTTCCGTTTCCGGCCGTGACATTCCCGTTCTTGGCGTGGCCGATGCCGTGGGCATGCAGCTCAACACCATCCCGGTGGTCGCGCCGGGGCAATCTGATCCCACCCTGCCGGTGACCAGCATGCTGCACGCCATGGTCCATCACAACAATCAGGTCCGCGATGTGCAGCACGTCAGCCTGGCTGATATTGCCCGCGACCTGGGAACCAACGCCAGCGAACTGCTGGATACGTTGATGGTGGTGGAGGTGCCGCTATCTCCACAGGACGTGGGCTGCCCCGGCTCGCCACTACAGGTTGCTGACGTGCGCAACAATGGCGCGCCGCACTTTCCCCTGTCCGTCGTGGTCAACCCTTCCGCTGAGCACCCACTGCGCCTGATCTACGATCCGCAGCGAATCACCGAGGTACGTGCCGAAAGGATCGCGCAGATGCTCGCGGTGAGTGTGGATTCTTTGCTGTCTGAATCCGGTGCGGTGGCGACCGTGGGTGAGGTTGCAGAGGCGTTGGGTGCGGTATCTGGTGTGGACACGCTTCCTTCTTTGTGGCGACGCAGCTTCGAGCACTCCCGCGACCGGCCCGCCCTGACCAGCATCGGAGAAGACGGTGCTGCGGAGCATTGGACCTACGAAGAACTAGACGACGCCGCTCAGCGTATACGCGCTGTGCTGGACCGGAAGGTTGCCATCCACACCCCGAGAGTAGCCCTGCTCATGGAGCGCGATGCGTGGCAGGTTGCGGCCATTCTGGCGACCACGATGTCCGCCGGCACCTACGTTCCCGTGGATCCGTTGTCCCCGCAAGCGCGGGTGGAATTGATCCTGGAGGATTGCCAGCCCGATGCCGTGCTGGTGTCTCCCAGCGCGGAAAAAATGGTCTCTGAGCTGGTAGATTGTCCCGTCCTCGTGGTCAGTGAACAGACGATGAGCGGGGAAGCGAAGCCGCCTGCGGGCCGGTCGGCAAGCGTGGCCCGTGCCAATGACATCGCCTACGTGATCTACACCTCCGGCTCCACAGGGCGGCCGAAGGGCGTGGCCGTCACACACGCCAACGTGACCGCGATGCTGGGCAATGCTCGCAGCCACGTGGAGTTTTCGCAGGAGGACGTGTGGTCGATCAGCCACAGCTTCGCCTTTGACTTTTCGGTGTGGGAGATGTGGGCAGCGCTGAGCTCCGGCGGGCGTGCCGTGGTGATGCCGTATGCGCTGATGCGCTCGCCCGAGGATGCCGCAGAGGTGTTGCGTGCCGAAGCCATCACGGTGCTGAGCCAGACCCCAACCGCCTTTGCCGCGTTGGAGCCGCACCTCGGGCAGGACTCTGCGGTGCGCACGGTGATCTTCGGCGGCGAGGCCTTGGAGGCCCGCGCGGAGGCTGCCTACTGCAGTGCTCATCCGAATGTTCGGTTTATCAACATGTATGGCATCACGGAGACGACAGTGCACGTCACAGCACACGAATGCTCCGAGAATGCAGGGGAGGCCCGCAGCCCGATCGGCCGCCCGATGGACGGGTTGCGTACCTATGTTCTGGACGCGCAATTACAGCCGGTGCAGCCTGGAGAGACCGGCATGATGTACGTTGCCGGGCCGCAGGTCACCGCGGGTTATTGGGGGCTTGCTTCTACCACGGCCTCCCGCTTCGTGGCCGATCCTTTCGTTGGCGGCGGCGCGCGGATGTACTGCAGCAATGACATGGCAAAGGTGCTGAACAACGGTCATCTGGATTACGTGGGCCGCGCCGATAGGCAGGTGCAGCTGCGCGGTTATCGCGTGGAGCTGGGGGAGATCGAGAGCGCGCTGGAGAAGGTCAGCGGTGTGCGGGAGGCCACCGTGGTGGTCGTCGATCTGCCCGAAGGCCAGGTGCCGGGTGCGTTGTTGATTACGGATTCTCGTGCCGACGCAAAGGCGATCACCTCCCGAGCTGCCGCAGCGGCCCGAGACGCGCTCCCTGCCTACATGGTTCCGCAGCTATTCGCGGTGAGTACGCAGGTGCCGCAGACCATCAATGGCAAGCGGGATGAGCGCGCGATCCTGGACCTTCTGGGTGAGATTCCTGCTGCTCAGCAGGCTTCGGGCACCTCGGATCTGGTGGAGGCGATCTCGCAGGCAATTGCTGATGCACTTCGCTTGGACCGCGCCGAGGTGGAGCCGGACTCGGACTTCTTCCGCTTAGGTGGAGACAGTATTCTTGCCATCCGCGTTACTCACGCGCTGGCGCGCGCTGATCTCAACGTGACTCCGCGGGACTTCTTCTTGGGCCGCACGCCACGCAAGATTGCCGAGCGGGTCACGCCGCAGGCCACCCAGCAGAAAATCCAGGAAACAAGGCAGAGCCAGGAAGAAGCCCTGCCCAAGGACGGGCACCAGGAGATCTCGGGGGCTTTCCCCATCCCGGCGATGCTGCGCAGGCAGATGGAAAGAGGCATGAGCGACCGCTTTGTGCAGGCGCGCCGCTTGGATCTGGGGCCAGTCGCTGTGGAGGACTTGGAACAGGCCCTGCAGCAGGTAGCGCAGGCACATCCGATGCTTCGTACGCGCGTGGACACCAGTTCTGCGTTCGCGCACTTTGTTGGTGCCGAGGGAGACGGCCCTATGGTTGTGCGGGCTTTGGACGTGGATGCATTGATCGATCACATCGATATTGCTGCTGGTCGTAGCGTGGTGCTCGGGTGTGTGGATGGGTACGTCAAGGCCGTTGCTCATCACGCGGTGATCGATAGCGCCAGTTGGATGATTCTGGAAGACGATCTGCGCGATGCGCTCGCAGGGCGCAGGATTCTCTCCGGGCAGGCGAGCTACAAGGATCTTTGCCTGCAAGAACTGCACGATGCTCACACCGCAGCAGCTCAGGATGCCCTGCACTGGAGTGAACTGGCTACGCTGCCACGGCCCGTCGAGGACTCGAACCAGTGGAGTACGGATCATGTGAGCACGCTCGAAGTGAACATTGACGGACAGACCGCGCAGGTCCTGCAGAGCGTTGCACCCGACGTGATGGGTGTGGACGTTCAGGACCTCGTGGCAGGACTGGTGACCGTCGCGGTGGCTCGAACAATGGGCACGGACGCGCGGAGCTGGGCCGTGGACGTAGAAGGCCACGGACGTCCGGCTGATCATTCCTATGGTCGAACCCTCGGATGGTTTACCACCATCGCGCCGGTGGAAATCCCGTTGGCTGATCCAGCGGATGCAGCACGTGCCGCAGCGGAAATGCGCGCGCTCCACGAGGACGGCACAGCCCCGGACCGCCGCACTTATCAGGCACTGCGATACACACACCCGCAAGGGCAGCGAACCCTGGCCCATGGGGCACAGATCCTGGTCAACTACCTCGGACGGGGAGAGACTGGCGCTGTCCTCCACGCGCCGGGCGATGCCGCCTGCCAGTGGACGGATTACCTGGTGGAGGCCGATGTGTGGTCTAGCGAGCGGGCCGTAAGCATGGAGCTGTCCGTGGTGAATGCGGTGATTTCCGCCGAGCGTTTGCGCAGCGCCATCGGCGAGGTTGCTCGCGAGTTGCAGGAGCACGTCAGCCGCGAGCAATCCTCAGGACGCCGCGCTCCGCTGAGCGTGCTGCAGCGCGGAATCTGGTTCCAGTCACAGGTGGCAGCACCGGGTGCCTACGTTGCACAGACTGCGTTGACGTTTGACCGGAGACTGGATGCCGAGGCCGTGGTGGAAGCCTTCCGGGACACAGTGACCGTGCATCCAGCCATGGGCGCGGAGTTCCACACCGATGCTTCCGGCCAACCCGTGCAGAACTTGCCGTGGAGTGGACAGGGCATTGACCTCCCCGTCGAGACCACCGAAGGGGATCTCGAGGCGATCATGCACGCTGATCGCAGCGCGGGCATCGATCTCGCATCCGTGCCGCTGGCGAAGGCAACCATCGTCACCGGCCGAAGTGACGGACAGCCTGGCGACACGCTGCTTCTTACCTACCACCTGGTTCTGGTCGATGGTTGGTCGCGTGCAGTGATGCTGCAAACCTTCCTCGAGAGGCTGACGTTGAGGTCCGGCCAGGCCCGCACGCAGGGTGCGGGAGAGTTGGTTCCTCGCGGTTGTTCTATTGCTGACGCCCTGCTCGAGTCCGTTGACACTCGCAAAGAGCAGGCAGATAGCGACTATTGGGTACATCGCCTAGAGACGTTGTCTCAGCCCACGCTCGTTGCCCCGCAGGCCGCGGATATCTCTTCAGAGCACGCTGGTAGCGAGTTGCCTCGCCAGGTTTTTGCCGAGGTCAGCGAGCAGCTGACCGGCGCACTGCAGGAAAAGATCCGGGCGCAGGCCGTGACGTTGACCTCCGTGGTCAACGCAGCCGTGGCCGTGGCCTTGGGTGCTGTCACAGGGGATTCGGATGTGGTGTTTGGTCAGTCTGTCAGTGGCCGCGATGCCTTGAGCGACCCCGCCATGTCTGATGTGGTGGGAGTGCTGCTCAACACAGTGCCAGTGCGAGTGACAGCTCGGCCCGGCCAGAGCATAGAAGAACTGGTCCAGGATGTTTATCGCCAGCGCATCGAGGATATGGACCACGATTCCGCGGACCTCGGCGCCATCCAGCGGCAGCTGGGGGTAGGCACGCTGTTCGATTCCATGGTGGTGGTGCAGAACTTCCTCGATCCGCAGGCAGCAGCGGAACTTCGGGAACGCCACGGGGTTGTGGAGGAGCGCGCGGAAGATTCCACGCACTTCCCTCTGACCTGGGTATTCACTCCGGGGCCGAAGCTGGGCATCAAGCTGGAATTCCGCCACGACGTGGTGGACGAGTCCCTCGCACATTCCGTGCTCAAGGCCGCGACCGAAGTCCTGACCGCGTTTGTGGACACACCAGAGGTCCCGCTCGCTCAGCTGGCCCAGTTGGCGCCAGCCCGAGCGGAGGATTCTTCCCCGCAAAGCACGACGGAGCAGATGGCTTCCTGGCAGAAGGCCGAAGGCATTGACCGCACCATTGCGGATGAGCTCAAGGACACCGCCCAGCGCTTCCCAGATCGCATCGCGCTAGCGGATGACGCACAGCAGTGGACGTTCGGTGAGCTGATTGCTCGCTGTTCCGACATTGCGGAAAAGATCAAGAATTGCGGCGTGACCAGCGGCGATACTGTCGCCATTGCGGTGGAGCGCTCCGCGCATTCGGTGGTGGCTCTGCTGGGAGCCCTGTGGGCAGGGGTGCGCTACGCGCCGCTTGATCTGACGCACCCCGATGGGCGGCTCCGGGTCCTCGTGGAGGACAGTCAGCCCGCAGCCGCGCTGGTGGACTCGAGTTCTCGGGAGCGCATGGAGCGGATCGGTGCGCTTCCTTGCGTCGACGTCACCACTGCCGATTCCCACGCCACCACCCACACGCCTGCGGCGGTGCCCGGGGACGATGCCTACCTGATGTACACCTCCGGATCGACCGGCAAGCCCAAGGGCGTGGTGATCAAGCATCGCGGGCTGCACAACATGCTGGACAATCACCGGCGCAAGATCTTCGCCCCAGCTGCTGCCGATGGGCGGACGTTGCGGATCGCGCATGCCATCAGCTTCGCCTTCGATATGTCGTGGGAAGAGCTGTTTTGGCTGGTGGAAGGCCACGAGGTGCGGATCTTCTCCGAGGATTTGCGACGCGATGCTGCGGCCATGGTTGAGGCCATTCGCGCGCATCAGGTGGATGTCATCAACGTCACCCCGACCGTTGCCGAGCAGCTGCTCGCGGAGGGGATGCTGGAATCCGGCGCGCATCGCCCGCGGCTGGTGCTCTTGGGCGGCGAGGCTGTCTCGCACGGCGTGTGGGAGACCTTGCGAAAGGCCGATGACGTGCGCGGATACAACCTCTATGGACCCACCGAGTACACCATCAACGCCCTGGGTGCTGGCACGGATGAGAGCGCCACGCCCGTGATCGGAATGCCGGTGGATCGCACGGCGGCGTTCGTTTTGGACCCGTGGTTGCGCCCCGTTCCTACAGGAGCGCCGGGTGAGCTCTACCTCGCGGGCAGCGGCTTAGCGCAGGAGTATCATGGGCTCGCGGCGCGCACCGCCAGCTCCATGGTCGCCTGCCCGTGGGGCGCCCCGGGTGAGCGGATGTATCGCACGGGAGACATCGTCCGCGTGCGTGCGGATGGCATGTTCGAGTACCTCGGACGCAGCGACGATCAGGTGAAAATTCGTGGTCACCGCGTGGATCCCGGCGACGTCTCGGCCGCCGTGTCCCGCGGCGTTGATCCCCGCATCCTCCACTGCGTGACCGTTCCTGTTCGTATATCCGACGCCACACTCCTGGCCTGTCACCTCGTGGCCCCACAACTGCGCGATGCGGACCAGGGGGAGCGGCAGAGTTTCCTGACTGGCGTGCGTAATGCATTGCGCGAGGAACTGCCCAGCTACATGATCCCGGATCGATGGTCGATCGTGGATGAGTTGCCGGTGACGTCGAATGGAAAGACCGACCTTGCTGCACTGGGTGAGGGAGAAAGGATCACGGAGAAGGGCCGCGAACCGGCGAACGAAACCGAGGAGATCACGGCGGAGCTGTTTGCCGAATCGCTAGATATTGAGCCCGAGGACGTGCCGGTGGATGCTGATTACTTTGACATGGGTGGGCACTCCATGGCGGTCATCAAGCTCTGCGCACTGCTGCGTGGAGAGCTGGGAGTGGAGGTTGGCGTGCGCGAATTCTACGGTCTGCGGACAGTCGAGCGCGTGGCGGAGTTTGTGGAGGCGCGCTCGTAG